One window from the genome of Faecalibacterium sp. HTF-F encodes:
- a CDS encoding alpha/beta hydrolase: METMNLPLGARLWIADAPKDPKGMILICPGGGYQWLSPREAEPVARAFAAAGWAAAVVYYTIREKPGQPPLGTLPVRQLGEALQTMQQRFPALSALVCGFSAGGHLAASLGVHWRELGLPRPDGMILGYPVITAGKYAHRGSIQNLAGSDDPGWYSLETQVTADTPPAFFWHTVTDPEVPVQNSLLLAGALSAAGVRYEMHLYPRGVHGLSLATPEVDEPEKHRVADPHIAGWFGQCLEWLDILKTTKE, from the coding sequence ATGGAAACAATGAATCTGCCGCTGGGGGCGCGGCTCTGGATTGCAGATGCCCCCAAAGACCCCAAAGGAATGATCTTGATCTGCCCCGGCGGCGGCTACCAGTGGCTTTCGCCGCGTGAGGCCGAGCCGGTGGCCCGCGCCTTTGCCGCCGCCGGCTGGGCGGCTGCGGTGGTGTACTACACCATTCGCGAAAAGCCCGGCCAACCCCCGCTGGGCACCCTGCCGGTGCGCCAGCTGGGCGAAGCACTGCAGACCATGCAGCAGCGTTTCCCGGCACTGTCGGCGCTGGTCTGCGGCTTCTCCGCAGGCGGCCATCTGGCAGCCAGTCTGGGCGTGCACTGGCGTGAGTTGGGCCTGCCCCGCCCCGACGGCATGATCCTGGGCTACCCGGTGATCACCGCCGGAAAGTACGCCCACCGCGGCAGTATCCAAAATCTGGCCGGCTCGGACGATCCGGGCTGGTATTCGCTGGAAACGCAGGTCACGGCAGATACGCCGCCTGCCTTCTTCTGGCATACCGTCACCGACCCGGAAGTGCCGGTGCAGAACAGCCTGCTTCTGGCAGGTGCACTGAGCGCGGCCGGTGTGCGCTACGAAATGCATCTTTACCCCCGCGGGGTGCACGGTCTGAGTCTGGCAACGCCCGAAGTGGACGAGCCGGAAAAGCACCGCGTTGCAGATCCTCACATCGCCGGCTGGTTCGGGCAGTGCCTCGAATGGCTGGATATTCTAAAAACGACAAAGGAGTGA